GCGAAAGATTGCGCGCCAAATCGGCCGCGCTGCCGTTCGGCAGCAAGACCAGCATCGCGACGTCATCGCCTGCGTACGGCAGTTCGACGGCCTGGACGCCTTCGCTTTCGGCGTAGGCAAACGTATCGCTTTGCCGCATCAGCGCGGCGTCGATCTTGCTGCCGTCAGCGAGGCGGAACGGCTGGTTGCTTGTCGCTTCGGCCTTAAATGGTTTTTCCCAGTCGCCTTTAAAGTAAATCGCGTTGGTCAGCACGAGGCGCGTCAGATAGGTCAGATCGCCCTGCTGCAAAAGATTTTTGATCTTATTGTCGGTTCGTTCTTCCACCCAATGGTTGATCGTCATACGGCTGTTCTCGGTATCTTTGGCAAAGTCAAGCGTTTGAAACGACCCCTGGTAATAACGGTCGGTCAGGGAAAGAAACGGCTCGCTAAACGAAAAGCCCTTCTGTCCCCAAAGCGCATTGGCGATCTCGAGCCGGTAGCCTTTATCCTTCCCCGTTTGCAGCTGCGTCAGCAGGTTGGAGAATTTCTGATGCAGCTCGTCTTGCGGCCCCGTAAAATGCAAGGCTTTCGCCATTTGCGCTTCGGTCTGGCCGCGACTGCCGGCATAGGTCATGACCAAAGCCGTTGAAACGCCGAGCGGCGAATAAAACGTATTCTTGTCCGGCTGCGCTAGCTGGATGCGTTGGTACAGATCGACCGCAAACTGGTTGTTGCCTTCCGCTGTGTTGTTGTCTTTCTCTGCCGGAACGCCAGCGCCCGCGATGCCTGTAACGATAAGAAGCAGCGCCGACAGACACAGGCCGATCCATTTTGCCTTTCGCCCGCAATATTCGTTTATCATGCTCGCACTCCCTTTATTTTTATTTGCTTTACTGCTTCTATTCTACCTGTAAATCCACACCTTGCCAACAAGTTACCCACAGGATATCCACCGATTTTTGTGGATAACTTTTCGCTTTTACGCACACTTCTCTTCTATGAATCACTCTTTGAAGTTTCTTGGCATGTTTGTTTGCGTCTGCTATAATTACACTCAAATTGAAGTAATGAGGATGGTACGTTATGCGATTGATTTCCTGGAACGTAAACGGTCTTAGGGCCTGTCTGGGCAAAGGCTTTGCCGATTTTTTCACTGGCATTGACGCCGATATCGTCTGCCTGCAGGAAACGAAGATGCAGGAAGGCCAGGCCAAAATCGATTTTCCCGGCTACCGCCAGTATTGGAACAGCGCGGTAAAGAAAGGTTATTCCGGCACCGCGATCTTCACCCGGTTGGAACCCTTGTCGGTGCGCTACGATTTGGGGCAGAGCGAACACGATCAGGAAGGGCGCGTCATCTGCCTTGAGTTCGAGTCGTTTTTTCTGGTCACGGTCTACACGCCGAATTCGCAGCGCGAGTTGGCGCGGCTCGATTATCGGCTGCAATGGGAAGACGACTTTCGCGCTTACCTGCAGGAACTGGATCGGCAAAAACCGGTCATTCTCTGCGGCGACATCAATGTGGCACATCAGGAGATCGACCTGAAAAATCCGAAGACCAATCGTCGCAACGCCGGTTTCACCGACGAGGAACGCGGCAAGATGAGCGAACTTTTGGCTGCGGGCTTTACCGATACGTTCCGCCATTTGTATCCGGAGCAGGAAGACGCCTACACCTGGTGGTCATATATGATGAAGGCGCGCGAACGCAATATCGGTTGGCGGATCGACTACTTCCTGATTTCCGACCGCCTGCGCAGCGAGTTGAAGGACGCTAAAATTTATCCCGACGTAATGGGCAGCGATCACTGCCCGGTCGGCCTGGAAATTTTCTAGGCCTGCCGCATTTTGCTCTTCTTTCTCACCTTGCGCCGTCCTTGTCTCCTGCCGCTAAGCGCGCAGCCGAGGCAAGCGACGGCTTTTTTTCGTTTCATCCCGTAACAGGAGTTTTTTAAACGTTTTTTCCTTTTTTCGCGAGAAAAAGTATAATAACTTTAAAAACCCCGCTCGCGTTGTTATTCATTTTGTAATTTGCTATGCTTGTCCTATCACACTTTCTAAACGATGGAGCATTGCATGATGTATGAAACAAAACCGTGTAAACCTTTTCGACGCGAACTCCTCACCTTGCTCTTACTGATGATCGTCGCAATCCTGCTGCTCGTCGAAGGCAGCAACGCGTTTGTTTTTTATCAATTGAACTCGCAGTACCAAAGCAGCGAAGCCGCCAATGTCCGCAGCACGGTGCAGCAGACGCTGGCTTTTCAGGATCAGGCCTATCTGCTTTATGAGCAGCAGCTGGAAGAACGGATGAAAAAAGCGATGGATCTTTTCCAGCAGGCGTATCTGCGCAACGGAAAGAACCCGTTGCGAATCGATCTGCAGCGCATCCAGCGCAATGCCGGACTGGACATCGATCTTTTCGTCCTCGACAACGAGGGCCGCGTCATCTACACCACGTTTTCGCCGGATCTGAACCAGCTCGTGATACGACCGGATTCGAGTCTGGCAAAATCGCTGCAGCACGCGCGGGAAAACGACGAGTACCTGGTCGATCGCTCTTCGGTCAGTCTTTATGACGGCGTTAAGAAATTCTCTTACCAAAGCACGCCTGACGACAAATACTTTTTGGAGATCGGCATCGCGCTCTCGCAGCACCAGGATGCGCTTGGCGTCATCGACTTCGATGCCGCGATCGAGCAGCTGATCTCCGAGCATGACATCCTGGCCTCTGTCCGGGTGTACGACCGGGCCGGCTCCGATTTCACCGCGGCTAAGGGAACGGGACAGTATCGCCTGAGCGGCGAAAAACTGGCCGCCCTGCAATCCGCCGTTCATACCGAAAAGCCGCAGCAGCTGAGCGAAGGCGCTTTGACTTATGAGTATCTGCCACTGCCGCGCCAGAAGGACTATTTGACCGGCAAAGTGGTCGAGATCGTCTATGACACCGGCAAATGGCAGCTGCGTTGGCAAAAGTACCTTTTGCTGCATGGCGCGATCGCGCTTGCCGCGATTTTCGGCGGCATTCTTTGCAGCTTTTGGCTGACGAACCGAATCGCGCAGCCGATTTTGCGCCTCTCTCATAGCGTACGCCGCATCGCATCCGGCAACTTCAACGAGCCGGTTTCTATCGCAGGCGAGAATGAGATCAGCCGTTTGGCAGAGGATATCGACGGCATGCGGCAGAAGTTGGTCGCGATGATCGGTTATCTGAAGGATTCAAACGATCAGCTTGCGCAAGGCTACGACCTGACGATCCGCGCCTTTTTTAAGACGCTCGAAGTCCGCGAAAGCCGCACCGCATCGCATTCGCTGCGCGTAAACCAGATCGCGATGGATATCGGACGGCAGCTACAACTGAGCGAAGAACAATTGTTGAAACTGGAATGGGGTACACTGCTCCACGATATCGGCAAGCTGGCGATTGAAGATGCAATTTTATTAAAATCGGGGCCGCTGACCGTTGAGGAATACGAGTCAATGAAGGAACACCCGCGCATCGGCTATGAAGTGCTGCAGGATGCCGCCTATCTGCGCGACGCGCTGGAGGTCTCGCTCTTTCATCATGAAAATTATGACGGTACCGGCTATCCGCACCGTCTCAAAGGCGAGGACATACCACTCCTGGCGCGAATTTGCGCCGTAGCCGACGCGTTTGAAGCGATGACCGCTGATCGCCCTTACCGCCAGGGAATTCCACTGGAAGAGGCAGTGGAGGAACTGAAACGCTGTTCCGGCGCACAGTTCGACCCGTTGGTGCTCGATGCGTTTTTTGCACTGCCCTTGGAAGAATATCGGATACCAAAAGACCCGGCCTAAGCCGAGTCTTTTGGTAAGGCTGAAAAGAAACGGTAACACAAAGAAGCGAAGCGGGCCGATTCGATCGGCCCGAAAAAAAGGAAGAAGAATACTAAACTCTTCCTCCCTTCTTCGATTCTTCGTGTAAAAAACGTCCCACTTGCTTTCGTTTTATCGACATTCTCAGCCCCTGTTTAGGCAGGGGCTTTTTTCATTCAGTCATCGCTGCCGCGCAGAATCATCAAAAGACGTAGGATTTCCCAGTACAGCCAGACCATCGTGACCATCAGGCCGAAAGCCGCGAACCATTCCATCTGCGCCGGTAAGCCTTGACGCGCTCCGTCTTCGATCCGGTCGAAGTCGAGGATCAGGTTCAACGCCGCGACGCCGATCACGACCAGGCTAAACACGATGCCAATGATGCCGCCGCTGCGAAACGGCAGGTTAATGCCGAACATGCCGAGCAGCAGATTGGCCATGATCACCAGAAAAACGCCCATCGTAGCCGCCGCCACGAACGACTTGAATTTTTCCGTCGCACGGATCAGTCCGAAGCGATAGCAGCCGAACATCGCCGCTGCGACGCCAAACGTCAGCATCACCGCTTGAAATGCGATGCCGCCGTATTTCATCGACAGGATCATCGTGATGGAGCCGAGAGCAAAGCCTTCGAACACCGCATACAGCGGCGCCGTTACATGACAGGTTTGCGGTTTGAAGCAGGCGACCATGCCGAGAATCAGCGTCGCAACGATGCCGACGCCGGCAAAGATCGCAACGGTTTCGAACTTACCCGTCATTGCCAGATACAAGAAGGTGGACAGGGAAGACGCAACCAGTAAGAAGAGCAGGCTCATCGCCTTGTTGATCGTACCGCTGACTGTCATCGTTTCCTGGCCGACCTGATACCCTGAGCGAGTAAACGTATCGCTCTTAAAAATCGGATTTGAATTTCTCATTTGAGATACCTCCTGGAAATTTTAACATACAATATTACCTTTTCGCCTCGCAGCGCTTTTCTCCTGCTGAAAAATACGCAACCGCAAAGACACAACGTTCAAAAAGGCGATAGGCGGCCGATACGATCGGCCGCCTCAGAGTGTGGACAATTTTTAAAACAGAATACGGTAACACGAAGAAGCGAAGCGGGCCGATCCGATCGGCCCGGTAGAAAGAAAGAAGAATAATAATCTCTTCCTCCCTCCTTCGACTCTTCGTGTAAAAAACGTCCCGGTGGTTCTATTTCTTACGACTGTACGGCGTGCCGGAAAGCGGCAGTTCGGTGCGAAAAATTCCATCGCGCCGGAAGTACGCACCGGCCACAGCCGGCGCGGTCGGTACCGTGACGATTTCACCGACGCCTTTCGCACCGTAAGCCAGCTTATCCGGGTTCTTTTCGACCAAAACGCTTTCGATCCTCGGTACCTGGCTGGAGCGAAAGAGACCGAGCGTGCCGAACTTAGCCGTCGGCTCACCCTTTTGCAGCGGGTAGTCTTCCGTCAGCGCATAGCCGAGTCCCATCACGACGCCGCCCTCGATCTGTCCCTCTATATTGGTCGGGTTAATCGCTCTGCCGACGTCGTGCGCGGCAATGACGCGTTCGACTTTCCCCTCCGCATCGAGCAGTACGACCTGCACCGCGTAGCCATAGGCGACATGGCTGACGGGGTTTGGCTTGTCGGAATTCATCGGGTCCGTCACGCCGGAATATTCCCGGTAATATTGCCGTCCCTCCAGCTCTGCCAGCGGCGTCTCGTCCAGATCTTTCTTTAAATCAAGCGCGGCCAGACGGGATGCTTCTCCATTAAATACCGTCTGGCGTGATGCGGTCGATGTTCCACCATCCGGGGTCCGCGAGGTGTCTGGCATAGCCACTTCAATGCAGTCGGTCGGCAGCTTTGTCGTCTCGGCCACGATTTGCAGCATCGTCGTCGCTATGCCCTGCCCCATGCAGGCGGCGCTGGTATAGATCACGGCTTTGCCGTTTTCGATCCGGATGTTGACGCGACCGACGTCGGACAAACCGACGCCGATGCCTGCGTTTTTCATCGCGCAGGCAATGCCCGCATCGGGTCGGCTGTCGCAAATCTCTTTCACGGCCAGCAGCGTATCGATAATGCCGGTTCCCGGATCGGCAATCTGGCCGTTCGGCAGCACATCGCCCGGTGCAACTGCGTTTTGAAAGCGAATCTGCCAAGGCGTAATGCCGACTTTTTCCGCCAGCATGTTCAGGCAACATTCCATCGCGAAGCAGGATTGCGTCACGCCAAAGCCCCGAAACGCGCCACCCGGCGGGTTATTTGTATATACGCCAAGACCGACCACATCGACGTTGGCAATCTTGTAGGGTCCGGCCGCATGCGTACAGGCGCGCTGCAGAACCGGCCCGCCTAATGATGCATACGCGCCGCTGTCGGCCAGCAAGTGCGCCTTTACCGCAGTAAGATGGCCTTTAGCATCGCAGGCCACTTCATACTTCATTTCCATGCCGTGCCGTTTCGGATGCACGCGGATGCTTTCCTGGCGGTCGAGCGTCACTTTCACCGGCACGCCCGCATGCCAGGCCAGCAGCGCCGCATGATGCTGCACCGACAAGTCTTCCTTGCCGCCGAAGCCTCCGCCGACAAGCTTGCTAACGACCTTCACCCGTTCTTCCGGCACGCCAAGTACGCCGACAATGCCTTCGTGATCGTCGTATATGCTTTGCGTTCCGGTATAAACGGTCATCGTACCATCGCTTTCCGGCACCGCAAGCGCGCTTTCCGGTTCGAGAAAAGCGTGTTCGGTCGGCGGCGTACGGAACGTGTATTGGACGACATGTGCAGCCGCAGCAAACGCGGCTGCCGTATCGCCGCGACTGAGTACCGTTTTGGCGAGCAGATTCCCTTTCGGGTGCAGCTTCGGTGCATCCTCGGCAAGCGCCGCCTGCGGCGTTGTAAGCGGCTCGCGTTCTTCATAGTCCACTTTTATGAATGCCAGCGCCGCTTTGGCCTGGCGGCGCGTTTTGGCCGCAACAAGCACCACCGCGTCGCCGACGTAGCGGGTTTCCTCGCCTTCCGCAATCATCGCCGGCCAGTCATGAATGATATGTCCCTGAAAGCGTTCGCCCGGCACATCTTTGGCCGTCAGTACAACCGCGACGCCCGGCTGTTTTTTTGCTTCGCTGGCATCAATCGTTTTGATAAAAGCCCTTGGCATTGGCGCGCGCAGTACAGCGCCATGCAGCATATTCGGCAACTGCATGTCGTCGACATATTGTCCGATGCCAAGTACCTTGGCCCGCGCGTCAAGACGCGGCATCCGGTCGCCGACGCGATAACCGGTACCGTTTTCCGGTACCGGCAAAGCTTCACGCAGTAGTTTTGCCGCCGCTAAAATCGCTTCTTCAATTTTTACATAACCGGTGCAACGGCAGATATTGCCGTGAATCGCTTTTTTTACTTGTTCGGGCGTCGGTTCCGGCTCCAGATCGATTAACCCTTTGGCGCTGATTACCATGCCGGGAATGCAAAAGCCGCACTGCACCGCTCCGGCAGCGGCAAACGCCCAGGCATAGACCTCCTGCTCACGTTTCGACAATCCTTCGACCGTCACGATCCGCTTGCCGTTCAGCTTCGCGAGGCTATAGAGGCAGGCGCGGACGGCCTTTCCGTCAAGCAGCACCATACAGGTGCCGCAGGCGCCTTCCGCACAGCCGCTTTTCACCGAGGTTAATCGCAGCTCGTCACGCAGATAGTCGAGCAGATTCGCGTCGGATTCGCATGCACAGTCTTTTCCATTGACCGTAAACATAAACATCGCCAACACCCTTTCTTCTTAGAAAAACGATTGCCGTAGCCAGCAAAATACTCCGGGGTGATTTGACACGAAGACACGAAGAAAAGCAAAGCTTGCGAAGAATTTCACTCTATATATTCTTCGACTCTTCCATTCTTCGTGTCTTCGTGTTAACCGTTCCCCTTTTCAATATTATTCAATCAGTAAAAAATAAGCCGCTTTACTCTTTGCTCATTGAACAATCGGCTCGAGACGGGGAGACTTTGCTCCCCGCTTCGCGCCCATGTTTTTTTAGGGGTAAACGTGGGTGCCGGTCTTTCCGGCAACGGCTTCTTCGAGCGATTCCGGATTGGTGATGATCGCGTGTTTGCCGCCGTTTTCTAGGAACTGAATCACCGCTTCGACCTTCGGCAGCATGCTGCCGGGGGCAAAGTGTTTTTCTGCCGCATATTGCTTGAGTTCGGCTAAGCTCACTTTGTTCAACGCTTTTTCATCCGGCTTGCCGTAGTTCAGGTAGACCACCGGAACGCCGGTCGAGATGACGAGCGTGTCGGCTTCGATCTGCGTCGCCAAAAGACTGGAGGCAAAATCCTTGTCGATGACCGCATCGACGCCTTTCAGCGTACCGTCCTCTTCCTGCACGACCGGGATACCGCCGCCGCCGACCGCGATCAGGCAATAGCCGTCTCTGACCAGTTTGCTGATCACGTCTTTTTCGACGATCGTCTGCGGTTTCGGCGATGCGACGACGCGGCGGTAGCCGCGACCGGCGTCGCTAACCATGACCCAGTCGGGATTGTCTTTACGGATCGCTTCCATCTGCTCTTCGCTGTAAAACGTACCGATCGGCTTGGTCGGCGTAACGAATGCCGGATCTTTCTGATCGACGATAACCTGCGTTACGATCGTCATCGCTGACTTCTCGACGCCGCGCCGCTTAAACTCATTATCCATGGCCTGTTGGATCTGGTAACCGATCGCGCCTTGCGTATCGGCGCCGCAGCTGACGAGCGGCACGCGATGCATGCCTGCCTTCTCGCTGGCAATCTCGGACCGCCGCAGGATGAAGCCCACTTGGGGACCATTGCCGTGCGTGATGATGACGTCGTATCCCTGTTGAATCATCCCGGTGATATGTCGGGCCGTCTCACACACGGCAGAAAACTGGTCCTCCACGGACTGGTGATCGTTGTCACGGATCAGGGAATTTCCGCCTATGGCAACTACCGCCAGCTTGTTCATCGTTATCTACCGCCCATTAACAGAGTCATAACCGCTTTTGCGGTATGCAGACGATTTTCGGCTTCATCATATACGACGGAATGCGGACCATCGATCACGGAGTCTTCCACTTCGTTGTTGCGGTCAGCCGGCAGTGCATGCATGTACATGACATTCTTGTCCGCAGTCGCCATTTTGGCTTCGGTGCATTTCCATGATTTTTGCGCTTTCAGCTTGTCATCGACGACAGCGACTGCGCCAGCGGCCTGCAGACCGGTCTGATCGTTAACCCAGTTGCCCCAGTTTTTCGGGATGACGATATGCGCACCAGCATAGGCTTCGGCTTCATTATCGGTGACGGTAACGGTACCGCCGTATTTTTCCGCGTTGGCCTTCGCTTTGGCGATGACCCAATCCGGCAGTTCCCAGCCTTTCGGATGCGCCAGCACAACGTCCATGCCGTAGCGGGGGAAGAGAAGAACCTGGGAAACCGGTACGGAAATCGGTTTTTTATGGCTTTCTGCATAGGCCCAGATGATGGACACCTTGGTGCGTTTCAAATCGCCGATTTTTTCCTTCATCGTCATCAGATCCGCCAGCGCCTGCATCGGATGATAGAGATCGCACTGCAGATTCATGATCGGCACGGTCGAATGTTTGGCCATTTCGGTCAGATATTTGTTGCCGTAGCCCCAGTTGCAATAACGGCAGGCGATGCCATGACCGAAGCGGGACAGGATCGTCGCGGTATCCTTGGCGCTTTCGCCGTGCGCGATCTGCATGCTGCTCGAATCCAAGAAGCCCGCATGGCCGCCAAGCTGTGCGAAACCGGCTTCCATCGAGTTGCGCGTGCGCGTCGATTGTTCAAAGAACATCATGAACATCGATTGATGCAAGAGATACGGCGTAGGTACGCCCATCGCGAATTTTTTCTTCAAATCGAGCGAGACTTCGAGCATCGTGTCGACTTCTTCTTTTGTGAACTCTTCCAAATCGATGAAATGTCTGCCTCTGAAAACGCTTTGCATAATGATGATCCCCCTCAAATTTTGTTTTATTTGTTGCGAATTTTTTATTGAACCACAGATGCCTGCGGCATCGCAGTAGCGCTAACGCGCCGCACAGTGTAGGCCGCAAGCGGCCGCTGTGTTGCCGAAGGCAACTGTGGTTTAAACGCTTTATCCTTAGACCAGGTTCTGTGTGTTTTTCGGCATTTTGTCCGCATATTTTTTTACATAGAGCAATGGAATAGCGGCATACATCGCGGCGCAGTCGACCAGTTCTTTTTTCCAGGTCTTTTCGTTTGGCGCATGCGCCTGATCTTCATGACCAGGGCCGAAGCCGATGCAAGGGATACCGTAGCGGCCCATGATCGAAACGCCGTTCGTCGAGAACGTCCACTTGTCGACTTCCGGTTTTTTCTTGAACAGCTCCGCATACGCTTCTTCCAGCGTACCGCAGACCGGATGGCCGTCTTCGATCAGCCAGGTCGGGAAGTAGCATTCGGTCGGATAGACGAGGCCGGTGTAAGCAGGACGATCGTATTGATACATCGTTACTTCTGCTTTGGCCGCTTTGACGGACGGCAGATTTTTGATCTGTTGGATCGCATATTCCCAAGTCTCGCCAGCCGTCAGACGGCGGTCGATCGAGATCCAGCAGCTGTCTGCCACTGCGCAGCGCGACGGCGAAGTATGGAAGATTTCCGATACGGTCAGCGTGCCTTTGCCCAGGAACGGATGATCGAGCAGATTTTCGTGCAGCGCCCGTAACTCTTCGAGAATCGGAGCCATTTTATAGATGGCATTGTCGCCGCGCTCCGGCGCGCTGCCGTGGCAGCTGACGCCTTGCGTCTTGACCTGGATTTCCATCCGTCCCCGTTGACCGCGATAGATCTTGCCGTCGGTCGGTTCGGTGATCACGACGAATTCCGGCACCAGTTTATCTTCATTGATGATGTACTGCCAACACAAGCCGTCGCAGTCTTCTTCCTGCACGGAGCCGACTACCCAGAGCGTATACTCGCCTTCGAGGCCGAGATCCTTGATGATCTTTCCGGCGTAGACCATCGAGGCCATGCCGCCTTCCTGGTCGCTCGCGCCGCGCCCGCCGATCACTTCGTCATCTTCAAAGCCTTTGTACGGATCGAATTCCCAGTTCGCCATGTTGCCGACGCCGACGGTGTCGATATGCGCGTCCATCGCAATCACATGCGGGCCATGGCCGATACGTCCCAGCACATTGCCCATTGGATCGATCTTGACTTCGTCAAAGCCGACTTTTTCCATCTCCTGCTTGATGCGCAGGACGACCTTCTCTTCCTGACAGCTTTCGCTCGGGATCGCCAGCATGTCGCGCAAGAATCGGGTCATTTCCGGTTGATACTTCTTTGCCTGTTCGACGATTTTAGCAAATTCCATGATTCCACATTCCCCTTTCAACATCACCGCTTGTATATTTCAGCCTTGGTTTGGGGCTCTGCAACCTCTTCCCAAACCCTGCCGCTACGCCCGTGTCAGTAAGAACGGCAACGACCTGGTCACGCCATGGTAAAGCGCCGCCATTTCGGCAGCCTGGCGCAGCGAGAAATCGCCGCTGAACTCCGTTTTCAACTGCATCGCCTTCAGCTCGAAGCTGTCGCTTAAGGTCAGCTGCAGCGCGTCGTCTTCGAACAGCCAGCCGCTCTTCGTCAGCGCAAGCGTCATTTCCCTGCCGCCTTCGCGGCGTTTGATCCGCTCGCCTTCGATGTAAAACGCATTGTCGTTTTCTTGCGCAAAGTCCGCTTTCTCGCGGAACAGGCGCGGTTTATCGAGATACGGCCTGCCCTGATGGACGCAGAAGCTGGCGCAGTTGCCGCACTCGTTACAAAAATCGTCCAGATGAAGGATTTGGCGCGTCTGCCGGATCGCGAACTCTTCCGTGCCGGAGAGCGTCAGTTTGCCGTTCAGGCAGGAGAGGCGCGGCAGTTCGACCTCGATTTGCGGCAACTGGTAGATAAAGTTGGCCCGGTTGGGGCACACCTCGACGCACTTGTCGCAAAAGCTGGCGCACTGCAGACACCGCTTCGCCTCTTCTTTCGCCTCCGCTTCCGCCAGCGTTCGATCGACCAGCTTGAAACCGTCGCGTTCACTAAACGGCAGCGTCGCCTGTCTCTTTTGCGCCGATTTTCTGCAGCGCGCCTGTTTCACGCACAGAATCTCTTCTTCACTCAATGTCACGGAGGGCTCTGCCTCGGGGCTCTTCAGTCCCAGTTTCTCGCAGATCGCCGCAGCCGCGCGTTGGCCGTCGGCGCAGGCCTGGATCACGATCGCCGGTCCGGTAACCGCGTCTCCGCCTGCATATACGCCGCAGACCGAAGTCTTGCCGCTGCGTTTCTCGATTGCGACGCCGCCGCTTTTCTCAAGCCGGACCTCGCTGCCGTCAAAAAAGTTCAAATCCGCGCTCTGTCCGATCGCGATGATCACTGCGTCGGCCTCGAGCGTAAACGCGCTGTCTGGAATCGGCACCGGGCGTCGCCGCCCGCTCGCGTCTGGTTCGCCAAGCTTGTTGCGACTGCAGGAAAGACCTTTCACCCTGCCGCCTTCGAGTAGAATCGCCTCCGGCGTTGCCAGTTCTTCGAGCTGATTTCCTTCCGCAAATAATTCATGAATCTCTTCTTCAATCGCGGGCATTTCCTGGCGCGTCCTTCGATACACCACCGTAACCGGCTGTCCGGTGAGCCGCTGCGCGGTGCGCGCCGCGTCCATCGCCGTGTTGCCGCCGCCGATGATGACGGCTTTTTTACCAAGCGCGACTTTTTCGCCGCGCGCGACTTTTTCCAAAAGTTCAAGCGCACTGTAGACGCCGTCTGCACCGTCGCCGGGGATATCCATCTTCGCATCCTGCGGAAAGCCGCACGCGAGATAAACCGCGTCGTACCCCTGTTTCAAGAGGCCTTCCGCCTTGCCGTTCACCGGCTGCGAAAGCCGAATCTCGACGCCTAGGTCGCGGATGCGCTGCACATCGCCGTCGAGCACTTCTTTCGGTACCCGGAACGCCGGTGCGATCGCCATCATGCCGCCTGCGCGTTCGCGCTTTTCAAACACAGTGACGTCAACACCGCGCAGTGCAAGCGCCGTCGCCGCCGCAAGGCCGGAAGGCCCGCTGCCGACGATCGCCACCTTGTGGCCATTCGCCTTGCCCTTAGGAAGCTGCGCCTTGCCGTGTTCGGAAGCGAACCGTTTCAGCGAACGGATCGCGACCGGTTCGTCGTAATTGTTGCGCGTGCATTTGCTTTGGCAAAGGTGCGTACAGACATAGCCTGTCACAGACGGGAGCGGATTGCGCTCGAGAATCGTCGTCAGCGCCGCATCATAATCGCCCTCTGCAATCTGCCACGCATAGCGGGGTACATCCTGGCAAACTGCGCATTGCGCGGTGCAAGGCGCGGCGACACAGTCAAACGCGCTCAGATTCGATTCGAGTTTCGGCAGTCCGTGATCATGATAGGCTTTTTTATAGCGAATATCGCTTAGCGCCTCTTCGGCGGCCCGATCAACATTAGTCAATCTGTCGGCAGCCAGTTCATCAAGGTTTTTTGCCTTTTTCACTTTCATGTCCGCTTCGAGCTGTTCAAGATATTGCACCAGATTCGAATAGCCGCCCGGTTTCAGGAGATCGGACGCGACCGTGACCGGCAAAGCGCCCGTCGCGAGAATCGTCGAGAAATTCAGCGCATCCGCGCCTGCGGAATATGACACGCTCAGTTTGCCGTCGAATTGCTGCGCAAATTTCTTGACCAGCTGCATCGTCACCGGATACAGCGCCCGGCCTGACATGTACATTTCGTCGCCGGGCATCTGCTTCTTATAATTCGCCATCGCCAGCGTGTTGCTGAGCTTGACGCCGAACGCGAGACCGCGCTCCTT
Above is a genomic segment from Azotosporobacter soli containing:
- the xdh gene encoding selenium-dependent xanthine dehydrogenase, giving the protein MFMFTVNGKDCACESDANLLDYLRDELRLTSVKSGCAEGACGTCMVLLDGKAVRACLYSLAKLNGKRIVTVEGLSKREQEVYAWAFAAAGAVQCGFCIPGMVISAKGLIDLEPEPTPEQVKKAIHGNICRCTGYVKIEEAILAAAKLLREALPVPENGTGYRVGDRMPRLDARAKVLGIGQYVDDMQLPNMLHGAVLRAPMPRAFIKTIDASEAKKQPGVAVVLTAKDVPGERFQGHIIHDWPAMIAEGEETRYVGDAVVLVAAKTRRQAKAALAFIKVDYEEREPLTTPQAALAEDAPKLHPKGNLLAKTVLSRGDTAAAFAAAAHVVQYTFRTPPTEHAFLEPESALAVPESDGTMTVYTGTQSIYDDHEGIVGVLGVPEERVKVVSKLVGGGFGGKEDLSVQHHAALLAWHAGVPVKVTLDRQESIRVHPKRHGMEMKYEVACDAKGHLTAVKAHLLADSGAYASLGGPVLQRACTHAAGPYKIANVDVVGLGVYTNNPPGGAFRGFGVTQSCFAMECCLNMLAEKVGITPWQIRFQNAVAPGDVLPNGQIADPGTGIIDTLLAVKEICDSRPDAGIACAMKNAGIGVGLSDVGRVNIRIENGKAVIYTSAACMGQGIATTMLQIVAETTKLPTDCIEVAMPDTSRTPDGGTSTASRQTVFNGEASRLAALDLKKDLDETPLAELEGRQYYREYSGVTDPMNSDKPNPVSHVAYGYAVQVVLLDAEGKVERVIAAHDVGRAINPTNIEGQIEGGVVMGLGYALTEDYPLQKGEPTAKFGTLGLFRSSQVPRIESVLVEKNPDKLAYGAKGVGEIVTVPTAPAVAGAYFRRDGIFRTELPLSGTPYSRKK
- the arcC gene encoding carbamate kinase, giving the protein MNKLAVVAIGGNSLIRDNDHQSVEDQFSAVCETARHITGMIQQGYDVIITHGNGPQVGFILRRSEIASEKAGMHRVPLVSCGADTQGAIGYQIQQAMDNEFKRRGVEKSAMTIVTQVIVDQKDPAFVTPTKPIGTFYSEEQMEAIRKDNPDWVMVSDAGRGYRRVVASPKPQTIVEKDVISKLVRDGYCLIAVGGGGIPVVQEEDGTLKGVDAVIDKDFASSLLATQIEADTLVISTGVPVVYLNYGKPDEKALNKVSLAELKQYAAEKHFAPGSMLPKVEAVIQFLENGGKHAIITNPESLEEAVAGKTGTHVYP
- a CDS encoding ornithine carbamoyltransferase; its protein translation is MQSVFRGRHFIDLEEFTKEEVDTMLEVSLDLKKKFAMGVPTPYLLHQSMFMMFFEQSTRTRNSMEAGFAQLGGHAGFLDSSSMQIAHGESAKDTATILSRFGHGIACRYCNWGYGNKYLTEMAKHSTVPIMNLQCDLYHPMQALADLMTMKEKIGDLKRTKVSIIWAYAESHKKPISVPVSQVLLFPRYGMDVVLAHPKGWELPDWVIAKAKANAEKYGGTVTVTDNEAEAYAGAHIVIPKNWGNWVNDQTGLQAAGAVAVVDDKLKAQKSWKCTEAKMATADKNVMYMHALPADRNNEVEDSVIDGPHSVVYDEAENRLHTAKAVMTLLMGGR
- a CDS encoding YgeY family selenium metabolism-linked hydrolase, with protein sequence MEFAKIVEQAKKYQPEMTRFLRDMLAIPSESCQEEKVVLRIKQEMEKVGFDEVKIDPMGNVLGRIGHGPHVIAMDAHIDTVGVGNMANWEFDPYKGFEDDEVIGGRGASDQEGGMASMVYAGKIIKDLGLEGEYTLWVVGSVQEEDCDGLCWQYIINEDKLVPEFVVITEPTDGKIYRGQRGRMEIQVKTQGVSCHGSAPERGDNAIYKMAPILEELRALHENLLDHPFLGKGTLTVSEIFHTSPSRCAVADSCWISIDRRLTAGETWEYAIQQIKNLPSVKAAKAEVTMYQYDRPAYTGLVYPTECYFPTWLIEDGHPVCGTLEEAYAELFKKKPEVDKWTFSTNGVSIMGRYGIPCIGFGPGHEDQAHAPNEKTWKKELVDCAAMYAAIPLLYVKKYADKMPKNTQNLV